The genomic region AGTGCTCCGGGTTGAGGCCCACCAGTTCGAGGAGTTCGCGTACGCGCGTCTCGCGACCGCCCGGCGGGTTGATGCCGTTGACCTCCATCGGCGACTTGATGATGGTGCCGACGGTCTGCCGGGGGTTCAGCGAGGAGTACGGGTCCTGGAAGATCATCTGGATCTCGGAGCGGACCGGGGCTATCTGCTTGCGCGAGGCGTGCGTGATGTCCTGGCCCGCGTACGTGATCTTCCCGGCGGTCGGTTCCAGGAGGCGCGTGATGAGCCGGCCCGTCGTCGACTTGCCGCAGCCGGACTCACCGACCAGGCCGACGCTCTCGCCGACGCCGACGGTCAGGTCGACCCCGTCCACCGCCTGTACGGCTCCGACCTTGCGCTTGATCGGGAATCCACCGTAGATCGGGAAGTGCTTGGTCAGGCCCTCGACGGAGAGCAGCGGTTCGCCGACTCCGTCGACGGGGCCCTGCGGTTTCGGCAGGGTGAGTTTGTCGCTCATGTCTCGTTCTCCCTAGCCCAACCGGGGTTTGATCTGCTCGATGAAAAAGGTCGACTGCTGCTGCGCGTCGAGATGGCACGCGGCGCCCCGGCCCTCGGAAAGCTCCGGCCGCTCGTCCGAGCAGCGGGTCCCGCCGACCTCGGCCGTGAAGCCGCAGCGCGGGTGGAAGGGGCAGCCCGACGGCGGGTTCAGCAGGCTGGGCGGCGAGCCGGGAATCGGCGTGAGCGCCTGCGCGGTGTCACCGCCGAGGCGCGGCATCGAGCTCAGCAGGCCCCAGGTGTAGGGGTGCTGGGGGGCGCGCAGCACCTCGCGTACGGTGCCGCGTTCCACGGCCCGGCCCGAGTACATCACCAGCAGGTCGTCGGCCATGGTGGAGATGACGCCGAGGTCGTGGGTGATGAAGATGATCGCCGAACCGAACTCCTGCTGGAGGTCCTTGAGCAGGTCGAGGATCTGCGCCTGGACGGTCACGTCCAGGGCCGTGGTCGGCTCGTCCGCGATCAGCAGGTCGGGGTCGCAGATCAGCGCCATGGCGATCATCGCGCGCTGGCGCATACCGCCGGAGAACTGGTGCGGGTAGTCGTTGAAGCGCATGGCGGGCTGCGGGATGCCGACCTTGTCGAGCATCTCGATGGCCCGCGCCTTCGCCTCCTTCTTGGAGGCGCCGGTGTGCTTCATGAACGGTTCCGCGATCTGCCGGCCCACCGTGTAATACGGCGAGAGCGCGGTCAGCGGGTCCTGGAAGATCATCGCGACCTTGTTGCCGCGGAGCTTCTCCATCTCCTTCTCGGTCGCGGTGACCAGTTCCTTGCCGTCCAGGACGATCTCGCCCTCGACGGTGGAGGTCTTGGGGTTGTGCAGGCCGAGGACGGTCAGGTTGGTGACGGACTTGCCGGAGCCCGACTCTCCCACGATGCCCAGGGTCTTGCCGCGCTCGACGTCGAAGGAGAGCCCGTCGACGGCCTTCACGATGCCGTCCTCGGTGGAGAACCGCACGCGCAGGTCGCGGACCGAGAGGAAGGCCTCCGGCCCGCTCGGGGCCTTCTCGCCTTCGGTCTTGGTCAGTGTGGTCACGGTATTTCTCCTAGGCGAGGCGCACGCGCGGGTCGATGTAGGCGTAGGCGAGGTCCACGATGATGTTCAGGATCAGGATGAAGAAGGCCCCGAACAGCATGACGCCCATCGTCAGCGGAAGGTCCTTGGTCAGCGAGCCCTCGACCGCGAGACGCCCGATCCCGGCGAGGTCGAAGGTGAACTCCGTGACCACCGCGCCCGACAGGAGCGCGCTGAGGTCCATACCGATGATGGTGACGATCGGGATGAGTGAACCACGCCAGGCGTAGCGGAAGAAGACGTACCGCTGGCGCATGCCCTTGGCGCGCGCGGTGCGGACGTGCTCCTCCTGCAGCTGCTCGATCATGGTCGAGCGCGCCATACGCGTGTACTGGGCGGTGAAGATCGTGGCCATCACGGCCCAGGGGATCAGCATGCCCATGAACCAGCCGCCCGGATCGTCCGTGAACGACACGTACTTGGGGTTCTCCAGCCAGCCGGTGTTGTAGACGAGCAGGCTCAGGACGATCGGACCCAGGAAGTAGATCTGGAACGAGCTGAGCACCATCGAGGCGCCACTGACCGCCTTGTCGACGGCGGTACCACGCTTCCAGGCGGCCAGCAGACCCGTGCCGAGGCCGAACAGCAGGAAGATCACCAGGCCGCCGATGGTCAGCGAGAGCGTCAGCGGGAAGCGGTCCATGATGGAGTCCCACACGAAGTCGCCGCTGTCGAAGGAGACGCCCAGACACGGGGCGGAACAGTGTCCCTGCGGGAAGTCCCGGCCGAACATGACGCCTCTCATGAACTCCCAGAACTGGGCGGTGATGGGCTTGTCGAGGCCGAGGTTCTCGCGGATGACCTCGATGTTCTCGGGGGAGCAGTTCTTGCCGCAGGACAGCTGCGCGAAGTCCTGGGGGATCGTATAGAACAGGAAGAACGTGAAGGCGCCGATCAGGAACATGATCACTACGGCGCCACTCAGCCTGCGGATGAGGAACTGAAGCATGGCGGGTGGGTGCTCTCTTCGAAACGCGGCGGCAGGAGGGGGATACCGTCCGTGGGGGTGCGCTCCGCCTGGCGCACACCCCCACGGATCAGCCGAGCTGACGGATTACGGCTGCTTCAGGAACAGGTCGTTGATGTCGATGTAGCTCGACTCCGTGCTGTACCGGGCACCACCGATGTTCGACCCGTAGAGCTGGATCTGCTTCGAGTAGTAGACCGGGGCGCCGGGGTTGATCTCCTCCACGATGCGGTGGTGAGCCTCTTCCCACGTCTTGGCCGCGGCCTCCGGCTCCTCGGTCAGGGCCTTCTGGATGAGGGCGTTGACCTGCTTGTCGTTGATGTGCGAGTAGTTCGGCGAACCGTCAGCGACCTGGGTGCCGTCGTAGACGGGGGTGATGACCGTGCCCGGGGACGGCCAGTCCTGGCCCCAGCCGGTCATGTACAGGTCGTACGGGTTCTTCAGCTTGCCGACCTGCTCGTAGAAGGTCGCGCGGTCGATCTCCTTGGCCTGGACGTCGAAGCCGATCTTGTTCAGCGCGTCCTTGATGATGACCATCTGGGCCTGGCCACGCGGGGTGTTGGAGTAGGCGTAGCTGAGCTTGGTGCCCTCCTTGACCCCCGCCTCCTTCAGCAGTTCCTTGGCCTTCGCCGGGTCGCCGTTGGGCTTCTTCAGCTTGCCGAACGGGTCGTAGGTGGGGTCGAAGCCCGGCAGGGTCGGGGCCAGCAGACCACCGGCGACCTCACCGCCGTACCGTCCGCCGTCCGCCTGGACCATGGACTGGTTCGGGATCGCGTAGGTGATCGCGTCGCGGACCTTCTTGTCCTTCATGTTGGCGCTGTCGAGGTTGAAGGAGAGCTGCCACACGTAGGGCTGGTATCCCTGGATGGTGCGCTTCTTCGCCGCCGCGTTGCCGATGACCGTGGCGAGCTGGGCCGGGTCCACCGAGTCCGTGAACTGGATGGCGTTCTTGGCCTCGCCCTGGTCGGCGAGCAGGCGCTTGGTCTGGCTGGCCTGGTCGATGGTGTTGGTGAAGTTGTAGCCGTCGACGTACTGGTGGCGCACCGAGTCCGTCTTCGCGTCCCACTGGGTGTTCTTGACCAGCGTCACCGACTTGCCGGCCTTGTACTCGGAGATCTTGTACGGGCCGAGCGAGGCCGGGGCCTTGTCGTACTTCTCCTTCGTGTCCTGCTTCTCGGGCACGATGGCGTAACCGGCCATGGCCAGGGCCTGCGGAAGGTCCGGCTGGGCGGCCTTGAAGTGGAAGACGACCGTCTTGTCGTCGGGGGTCTCCAGGACGGAGTCCGGCAGGTGCTTGCCCTTGAACGGGCCGTCCGGCAGGGCCTTGCGGTACTCGGGGCCCGAGAGCCAGTTCTGGACGTACGTCGGGCCGTCGAAGATGAACTTGGCGTACTGCCGCTCGATGGTGTGGCGGACGTCGGCGGACGTGATGACGTTGCCGTCCTCGTCCTTGATGCCGTCCTTGAGGGTGTACGTCCAGGTCTTGCCGCCATCGGACGACTTGCCGGAGTCGGTGGCGACGTCACCGACGACGGTCAGGTTGCCCTTGTCGTCCTCCTGGAAGTTCGTCAGACCGCGGTGGACCAGGTTGGCGAACTGGCCCGCGTCGCTGACGTAGATCTGGCCCGGGTCCATGTGGGTCAGGTCGGACTGCTGGTAGACGTTGATGGTGCCGCCGGTCTTGGCCCCCGCCACCGCTTCGGCCGGACCGTTCGACGCCTGGGCATCACCGTAGGCGACAGGCGTCGACTGCGCGGCGGCGTCGTCCTTGGACTTGGAGTTGTCCTTGGAGTTGTCCTTGCCGCTGTCACTGGAGCAGCCGGTCAGCGCCAGCGACCCCGCTGTGATGGCGACGGCTATAGCGCGCACGGTGCGCGTTCTGATGGGCTTCATGATGCCGATGCACCTACCTGTCGATAGTTGTCCACGAGTACTGCCTGACGGTCCGGTCTCCCGGAACGGGGGTGGCAGTCCCCCCACCACCAATGGACGGTTAGCGTCCGGTCTTGGGGTCGAAAGCGTCCCGGACGGAGTCGCCGAGAAGGTTGAAGGCGAGCACGAAGACCACCATCGCGATGCCCGGGAAGAACATGAACATGGGGTCCTGCTCATAGATCCCGGCACCGATGGCGAACATCCGGCCCCAGTCCGGTGTCGGCTCCGTGAAGCCCACACCGACATATGAGAGGAAGGCGATGGAGAGGATCGAACTGGGCAGCATGTAGGTGCCCTGCACGAGGATCGGCGTGACGATGTTCGGCAGGATCTCCTTGCGCACGATGCGCGTCGGAGAGGCTCCCGAGACCTTGGCCGCCTCGACGAACTCCCGCTCCCGCAGGGAGAGTACGGAGCTGCGCACCAGCCGGGCCATGCCCATCCAGCCCAGGAACCACATCACGAGGATGATCGCCACGGCGCGCAGATAGGTGGGGGTCTCGTCCTTCGGGGAGACGAACATCGCGGTGACCACGGGCATGAAGGCGATGAAGAACAGCTGCTGCGGGAAAGCCAGGAAGAAGTCCGTGACCCGGCCCAGCCAGTAGTCGACCTTGCCGCCGAAGTAGCCGCTGACCATACCGATGACGACGCCGGTCAGCACGCTGAACACGGTGACGAGCACGGCCATGTAGAGCGAGGTGCGCATGCCGTACAGCAGCATGGTGAACACATCGCGCCCCAGCTTGGGCTCGACGCCGAACCAGAAGTCACCGGAGATGCCACCGTACGACCCGGTGGGCATGGCGAAGTCGTCGAGCAGGAAGGGGTAGTCGGGCTCCTGCGCGTAGAGCGTGTATGGATCCTTGCCGTACACCATCGATACGACCGGAGCGAGGGCGGCGATCGCGAAGAAGAAAATCACTACGACCGCGGAGACGACTCCGGTACGGTCCCGCTTGAAGCGATGCCACATCAACTGCCCGGGGGAGCGGCCCTCAAGCTTCGCCGCCTCGGCGGGGTCGGGTTTCGACGCGAGCTCGGGGTCCAAGGCCGCCGACGGCCCGGAGCCCTCGGCCTTGGTTGGACTGGTCATCTTTGTTCTTCCCCCGGGGGATGGAGAGTTGAGCGCAGCACAGATACCGGCGGGTTCTGTGGTTTCAGGGAACTTTCACCAAGTGGGTCAACGCGCGTCAAGGGCGGAAGACATAGGGATCTCCCTACCGTCCATATTTTGAGCAAAAATTGCAAAGATTGACACCTGCGCGCGCTTGACAGGTGAGACGAGAATCCGGCAATGCGGACATGACTGACGAAAATTTCGTTTACGCGTCCGAAACTTGATTGGCCGAAGCCCGATATGCGAACGCCGCCACTTCGATTCCACCGTGGCCCGAACTGAGACGATTTCGCCGTCCCACCGCGTGTACACGTACGCCCTATGTGTACGGGCATGCCGAAGGCCCGATCCCCCGCCGTGCGGAGAACCGGGCGTTCAGAAGGCCCTCAGAGGCACCCAGGAGCGTGCTCCCGGGTGCCGGAACAGGCAGGTCAGCCGTGCTTGGCGCGGCTCGCGGCGCGGGCGCGCTCGCGGCCGTCCAGCTTCACCTTGCGGATGCGAACCGACTCCGGGGTGACCTCGACACACTCGTCGTCGCGGCAGAACTCCAGGGACTGCTCCAGGGAGAGCTTGCGCGGCGGGACGATCGCCTCGAACGAGTCGGCCGCGGCCGACCGCATGTTGGTGAGCTTCTTCTCCTTGGTGATGTTCACGTCCATGTCGTCGGAGCGCGAGTTCTCGCCGACGATCATGCCCTCGTACACCTCGGTGCCGGGGTCGGTGAACAGCACGCCGCGCTCCTGGAGGTTCGTCATCGCGAACGCGGTGACGGCGCCGGCACGGTCGGCGACCAGGGAGCCGTTGTTACGGGTCGTCAGCACGCCGAACCACGGCTCGTGGCCCTCGTGGATGGAGTGGGCGATGCCCGTGCCACGCGTGCCGGTCAGGAACTCCGTACGGAAGCCGATGAGACCGCGGGAGGGAACGACGAACTCCAACCGCACCCAACCGGACCCGTGGTTGGACATGTTGTCCATCCGGCCCTTGCGGACGCCCATGAGCTGTGTGACCGCGCCCATGTGCTCCTCGGGCACGTCGATCGTCATGCGCTCGACGGGCTCGTGGACCTTGCCGTCGATCTCCTGGGTGACCACCTGCGGCTTGCCGATGGTCAACTCGAAGCCCTCACGGCGCATCTGCTCGACCAGGATGGCCAGCGCCAACTCACCGCGGCCCTGCACCTCCCACGCGTCCGGGCGCTCGGTGTCGAGCACGCGCAGCGAGACGTTACCGACCAGCTCGCGGTCCAGACGGTCCTTGACCTGACGGGCGGTGACCTTGCGGTCCTTGACGGCGGCCTTCGCGGAGGCGCCCTTGCCGGTACCGCCACGGCCGACCAGCGGCGAGGTGTTCGTACCGATGGTCATCGAGATGGCCGGCTCGTCGACCGTGATGAGCGGCAGCGCGATCGGGTTCTCGGGGTCTGCGAGGGTCTCGCCGATCATGATGTCCGGGATGCCGGCGACCGCGCAGATGTCACCCGGGCCGGCCATCTCGGCGGGCTTGCGGGTGAGCGCCTCGGTCATCAGCAGCTCGGTGATGCGGACGTTGGACATCGTGCCGTCGCGCTTGATCCACGTGACGGTCTGGCCCTTGCGCAGCTCGCCCTGCTCGACGCGCAGCAGCGCGATACGACCGAGGAAGTTGTCGGCGTCCAGGTTGGTGACGTGCGCCTGGAGGGGGGCCTCCGTGTCGTACTCCGGGGCCGGGACGTGCGAGAGGATCGTGGAGAAGAACGGCTCCAGGCTGTCGCTGTCGGCCGGGACGGTGCCGTCCTCCGGCTTGGTCAGCGAGGCCACGCCGTCCCGCGCACACGCGTAGACGATGGGGAACTCGATCTGCTCCTCGTCCGCCTCCAGGTCCAGGAACAGGTCGTAGGTCTCGTTGACGACCTCGTCGATCCGGGCGTCAGGGCGGTCGGTCTTGTTGATGCACAGGATGACCGGCAGACGCTGCTGGAGCGCCTTGCGCAGGACGAAGCGGGTCTGGGGCAGCGGGCCCTCGGAGGCGTCGACGAGCAGCACGACCGCGTCCACCATCGACAGACCGCGCTCGACCTCGCCGCCGAAGTCGGCGTGGCCCGGGGTGTCGATGATGTTGATCGTGATGACGTCGCCGCCATCCTTCGGGTGGTACTTCACGGCCGTGTTCTTGGCCAGGATCGTGATGCCCTTCTCACGCTCCAGGTCGTTGCTGTCCATCATGCGGTCGTCGAGCGACTCTGCGGCGTGCGCGGCGAAGGCACCGGCCTGCTTGAGCATGGCATCGACCAGGGTGGTCTTGCCATGGTCGACGTGGGCGACGATGGCGACGTTGCGGATGTCGTGGCGCGTGGCCATATTGAGGCGCTTCTCCCGGAGTGAGTGAACGGCTCCCGCTGCGCGGGGCCCGCCGGGCTTGAACACGCCACGGCCTTACCCCATCGTACGGGGCCGCTGCCGCTTGGGCTGCGCGGGCTGGGTGAGGTCGGTTGTCACAGCGCGGCCGAGTGGGGCTGAGCGCGCCCCGCGGCGGAGCCGCAAATGTCACAGCCCCGCGCCCCTGAGGGGCGCGGGGTCGCTCAGGAAGATGGGCTCACCTGCGGCTTTGTGCCCTTCCTCAAGAAACCCATGTCCTCGTACACCGGGGTCTGGAAGCCGAAGGCGCCCGCGTTGGCCAGGGTGGTGCGGGCCGCGGTCAGCTGGGGGCGTTGGTAGAGGGGGATCGAGCCGGCGGCGGCCCAGATACGGGCGTCCGCCTTGCGGACCAGGGAACGGGCCTCGTCCGGGTCGAGCTCGGCGATGGCCTGATCGAAGAGCTGGTCGACCTGGTCGGTGCCGACCCGGGTGTAGTTCTGCTCGACGTTCAGGGAGCCGTCGGCGGCCGGGACCGGCTTGGAGTAGATCGGGCGGGCGTCGGTCGCGGGGAACGCGGACGCGGGCCAGGAATA from Streptomyces sp. NBC_00878 harbors:
- a CDS encoding ABC transporter ATP-binding protein — translated: MTTLTKTEGEKAPSGPEAFLSVRDLRVRFSTEDGIVKAVDGLSFDVERGKTLGIVGESGSGKSVTNLTVLGLHNPKTSTVEGEIVLDGKELVTATEKEMEKLRGNKVAMIFQDPLTALSPYYTVGRQIAEPFMKHTGASKKEAKARAIEMLDKVGIPQPAMRFNDYPHQFSGGMRQRAMIAMALICDPDLLIADEPTTALDVTVQAQILDLLKDLQQEFGSAIIFITHDLGVISTMADDLLVMYSGRAVERGTVREVLRAPQHPYTWGLLSSMPRLGGDTAQALTPIPGSPPSLLNPPSGCPFHPRCGFTAEVGGTRCSDERPELSEGRGAACHLDAQQQSTFFIEQIKPRLG
- a CDS encoding ABC transporter permease, with the protein product MLQFLIRRLSGAVVIMFLIGAFTFFLFYTIPQDFAQLSCGKNCSPENIEVIRENLGLDKPITAQFWEFMRGVMFGRDFPQGHCSAPCLGVSFDSGDFVWDSIMDRFPLTLSLTIGGLVIFLLFGLGTGLLAAWKRGTAVDKAVSGASMVLSSFQIYFLGPIVLSLLVYNTGWLENPKYVSFTDDPGGWFMGMLIPWAVMATIFTAQYTRMARSTMIEQLQEEHVRTARAKGMRQRYVFFRYAWRGSLIPIVTIIGMDLSALLSGAVVTEFTFDLAGIGRLAVEGSLTKDLPLTMGVMLFGAFFILILNIIVDLAYAYIDPRVRLA
- a CDS encoding ABC transporter substrate-binding protein; amino-acid sequence: MKPIRTRTVRAIAVAITAGSLALTGCSSDSGKDNSKDNSKSKDDAAAQSTPVAYGDAQASNGPAEAVAGAKTGGTINVYQQSDLTHMDPGQIYVSDAGQFANLVHRGLTNFQEDDKGNLTVVGDVATDSGKSSDGGKTWTYTLKDGIKDEDGNVITSADVRHTIERQYAKFIFDGPTYVQNWLSGPEYRKALPDGPFKGKHLPDSVLETPDDKTVVFHFKAAQPDLPQALAMAGYAIVPEKQDTKEKYDKAPASLGPYKISEYKAGKSVTLVKNTQWDAKTDSVRHQYVDGYNFTNTIDQASQTKRLLADQGEAKNAIQFTDSVDPAQLATVIGNAAAKKRTIQGYQPYVWQLSFNLDSANMKDKKVRDAITYAIPNQSMVQADGGRYGGEVAGGLLAPTLPGFDPTYDPFGKLKKPNGDPAKAKELLKEAGVKEGTKLSYAYSNTPRGQAQMVIIKDALNKIGFDVQAKEIDRATFYEQVGKLKNPYDLYMTGWGQDWPSPGTVITPVYDGTQVADGSPNYSHINDKQVNALIQKALTEEPEAAAKTWEEAHHRIVEEINPGAPVYYSKQIQLYGSNIGGARYSTESSYIDINDLFLKQP
- a CDS encoding ABC transporter permease, which encodes MTSPTKAEGSGPSAALDPELASKPDPAEAAKLEGRSPGQLMWHRFKRDRTGVVSAVVVIFFFAIAALAPVVSMVYGKDPYTLYAQEPDYPFLLDDFAMPTGSYGGISGDFWFGVEPKLGRDVFTMLLYGMRTSLYMAVLVTVFSVLTGVVIGMVSGYFGGKVDYWLGRVTDFFLAFPQQLFFIAFMPVVTAMFVSPKDETPTYLRAVAIILVMWFLGWMGMARLVRSSVLSLREREFVEAAKVSGASPTRIVRKEILPNIVTPILVQGTYMLPSSILSIAFLSYVGVGFTEPTPDWGRMFAIGAGIYEQDPMFMFFPGIAMVVFVLAFNLLGDSVRDAFDPKTGR
- the typA gene encoding translational GTPase TypA, with product MATRHDIRNVAIVAHVDHGKTTLVDAMLKQAGAFAAHAAESLDDRMMDSNDLEREKGITILAKNTAVKYHPKDGGDVITINIIDTPGHADFGGEVERGLSMVDAVVLLVDASEGPLPQTRFVLRKALQQRLPVILCINKTDRPDARIDEVVNETYDLFLDLEADEEQIEFPIVYACARDGVASLTKPEDGTVPADSDSLEPFFSTILSHVPAPEYDTEAPLQAHVTNLDADNFLGRIALLRVEQGELRKGQTVTWIKRDGTMSNVRITELLMTEALTRKPAEMAGPGDICAVAGIPDIMIGETLADPENPIALPLITVDEPAISMTIGTNTSPLVGRGGTGKGASAKAAVKDRKVTARQVKDRLDRELVGNVSLRVLDTERPDAWEVQGRGELALAILVEQMRREGFELTIGKPQVVTQEIDGKVHEPVERMTIDVPEEHMGAVTQLMGVRKGRMDNMSNHGSGWVRLEFVVPSRGLIGFRTEFLTGTRGTGIAHSIHEGHEPWFGVLTTRNNGSLVADRAGAVTAFAMTNLQERGVLFTDPGTEVYEGMIVGENSRSDDMDVNITKEKKLTNMRSAAADSFEAIVPPRKLSLEQSLEFCRDDECVEVTPESVRIRKVKLDGRERARAASRAKHG